From Carya illinoinensis cultivar Pawnee chromosome 5, C.illinoinensisPawnee_v1, whole genome shotgun sequence, one genomic window encodes:
- the LOC122311930 gene encoding oligopeptide transporter 4-like yields the protein MGTLDIQTPSISTDPEKHILSGGELADEEELSPIEEVRLTVANTDDPTLPIWTFRMWFLGLLSCALLSFFNQFFAYRTQPLVVTQITVQVATFPIGRFMASVLPKTKFRIPGFGSRTFLVNPGPFNMKEHVLISIFANAGSAFGSGSAYGIGIVTIIKAFYHRNISFVAGWLLITTTQVLGYGWAGLLRKYVVEPAHMWWPGTLVQVSLFRALHEHENERMSRAKFFLIALICSFSWYLVPGYLFSTLTSISWVCWVFSKSVTAQQLGSGMEGLGLGALTLDWSAVSYFLFSPLTSPFFSIVNIFAGYIVIFYVLVVYTAIPTAYWAFDMYNASRFPIFSSHLFTARGKIYNISAIVTGKYELDLAKYQEQGQIHLSMFFALTYGFGFATVASTLTHVAFFYGREIYERYHASYKGKEDIHTKLMRRYKEIPARWFYILLGVTLAVSIVLCIFLNNQVQMPWWGLLFAAATAFIFTLPISIITATTNQTPGLNITTEYAMGLIYPGRPIANVCFKTYGYISMAQAVSFLSDFKLGHYMKIPPRSMFLIQFIGTILAGTINLAVAMWMLDSIKNICQDDLLPANSPWTCPRDRVFFDASVIWGLVGPKRIFGTLGNYGMVNWFFLGGAIGPFIVWLLHKAFPKQNWIPLINLPVLFGVMGMMPAATPLNFNAWILVGIIFSFFIFRYRKQWWQRYNYVLSAALDAGVAFMGLLLYLSVGMEGKGLTWWGTDGEHCPLASCPTAKGIAVDGCPVN from the exons ATGGGCACCTTAGATATACAAACACCCTCCATATCCACAGACCCGGAAAAGCACATCCTCTCAGGTGGTGAACTTGCCGACGAGGAGGAACTCTCTCCCATTGAAGAAGTCCGGCTAACTGTGGCCAACACCGATGACCCTACCCTCCCCATATGGACCTTCCGGATGTGGTTTCTTGGCTTACTCTCTTGTGCCCTCCTCTCCTTCTTCAACCAATTCTTTGCTTACCGAACCCAGCCCCTTGTCGTAACCCAGATCACTGTCCAAGTGGCCACTTTCCCCATCGGTCGTTTCATGGCTTCCGTTCTCCCGAAGACCAAGTTTCGGATACCTGGCTTCGGATCCCGAACATTCTTAGTCAACCCAGGTCCGTTCAACATGAAGGAACATGTCCTCATTTCAATCTTTGCTAATGCTGGAAGTGCATTTGGATCTGGGTCTGCATATGGTATTGGTATTGTTACCATAATCAAAGCTTTCTACCATCGCAACATCTCGTTTGTTGCTGGTTGGCTTCTTATTACCACTACGCAG GTGTTGGGATACGGTTGGGCAGGGCTATTGAGGAAGTATGTGGTGGAGCCGGCACATATGTGGTGGCCCGGCACCCTTGTTCAGGTTTCACTTTTTCG GGCTTTGCATGAACATGAGAATGAGCGTATGTCACGGGCAAAGTTCTTCCTGATTGCATTAATCTGCAGTTTCTCATGGTACCTGGTCCCAGGGTACCTCTTCTCTACACTCACAAGCATATCATGGGTCTGCTGGGTATTCTCCAAGTCAGTTACAGCCCAGCAGCTCGGTTCTGGCAtggaaggccttggacttggcGCTCTGACACTTGACTGGTCTGCTGTGTCATATTTCTTGTTCAGCCCCCTCACCAGCCCTTTCTTCTCCATCGTCAACATTTTTGCAGGCTACATAGTGATATTCTACGTATTGGTAGTTTACACGGCAATCCCAACAGCATACTGGGCATTTGACATGTACAATGCAAGTAGATTTCCGATTTTCTCGTCACACTTGTTTACAGCCAGAGGTAAAATATACAACATATCAGCTATTGTTACGGGCAAGTATGAGCTAGATCTAGCAAAGTATCAGGAGCAAGGACAGATTCACTTAAGCATGTTTTTTGCTCTCACCTATGGCTTTGGATTTGCCACAGTCGCATCCACCCTCACACATGTGGCATTTTTCTATGGCAG GGAAATTTATGAGAGGTATCATGCTTCTTACAAGGGCAAGGAGGACATCCATACCAAATTGATGAGAAGATACAAGGAAATACCTGCCCGGTGGTTCTACATTCTGCTTGGTGTGACACTTGCAGTTTCCATAGTACTCTGCATATTTTTAAACAATCAGGTTCAGATGCCATGGTGGGGACTCCTCTTTGCTGCAGCCACGGCCTTTATTTTCACTCTTCCAATCAGCATCATAACTGCTACAACAAACCAG ACACCAGGGCTAAACATTACCACGGAATATGCAATGGGTCTAATATACCCCGGAAGACCAATAGCCAATGTTTGCTTCAAAACCTATGGATACATAAGCATGGCTCAGGCTGTCTCTTTCCTCAGTGATTTTAAGCTAGGACACTATATGAAGATTCCTCCAAGATCAATGTTCTTAATTCAG TTCATAGGAACAATTCTGGCTGGAACCATCAACCTTGCTGTGGCAATGTGGATGCTGGACTCCATAAAGAACATATGTCAGGATGATCTTCTTCCCGCTAACAGTCCCTGGACATGCCCTAGAGACCGAGTCTTCTTTGATGCATCAGTTATATGGGGTCTGGTGGGACCAAAACGGATCTTTGGGACACTTGGAAACTATGGGATGGTGAATTGGTTCTTCCTTGGAGGTGCAATAGGGCCATTTATTGTTTGGCTGTTGCACAAGGCATTTCCCAAGCAAAATTGGATTCCTCTCATTAACCTTCCAGTTCTTTTTGGAGTTATGGGAATGATGCCAGCGGCAACTCCATTAAACTTCAATGCATGGATTCTTGTCGGAATAATTTTCAGCTTTTTCATCTTCCGTTACAGAAAGCAGTGGTGGCAGAGGTACAATTACGTTCTTTCAGCAGCATTGGATGCTGGCGTGGCTTTCATGGGATTGCTATTGTACCTTTCAGTGGGCATGGAAGGGAAAGGTTTGACCTGGTGGGGTACCGATGGTGAACATTGTCCATTAGCATCATGTCCAACAGCCAAGGGCATAGCCGTTGATGGTTGTCCAGTGAACTAA
- the LOC122309393 gene encoding uncharacterized protein LOC122309393 — MDLDLALRVDEPPIPIESSSLIDKNTYERWERSNRLSLMLIKSHVSKSIRGSIPECDKVKDYIKAIEEQFVSSDKALASTLMNKLSVMKHGKSKSVREHIMEMRDIAAQLKSLEIEISESFLVHFILNSLPTEY, encoded by the coding sequence ATGGATTTGGACTTGGCACTCCGTGTGGATGAACCACCTATACCCATTGAATCAAGTTCATTGATAGATAAAAATACCTATGAAAGGTGGGAGCGGTCTAACCGATTAAGTCTAATGCTCATTAAGTCACATGTGAGTAAGAGCATTAGAGGTTCAATCCCAGAGTGTGATAAAGTCAAAGACTACATAAAGGCTATTGAAGAGCAATTTGTTAGTTCTGATAAGGCATTGGCTAGCACCCTAATGAATAAATTATCAGTTATGAAGCATGGCAAATCCAAAAGTGTGCGTGAGCACATAATGGAAATGAGGGATATTGCAGCCCAACTAAAGTCTTTAGAGATTGAGATTTCAGAGTCATTCCTTGTCCATTTCATACTCAACTCTCTTCCTACAGAATATTGA